One part of the Meleagris gallopavo isolate NT-WF06-2002-E0010 breed Aviagen turkey brand Nicholas breeding stock chromosome 20, Turkey_5.1, whole genome shotgun sequence genome encodes these proteins:
- the SHISA6 gene encoding protein shisa-6 has protein sequence MNNILTSATEPYDLSFSRSFQNLSHLPPSYESAVKTNPTDKEADEYYMRRRHLPDLAARGTLPINVIKMSQQTNHRDRPRRPIRAMSQDRVLSPERIMPEEFSMSYERILSDEQLLSAERLHSQDPLLSPERSGYPEQSMSRALSHTDVFVSTPVLDRYRMTKMHSHPSASNNLYNTLGMNPTSAKRQAFASRRHNTVEQLHYIPGHHHHYRTASKTEVTV, from the exons ATGAACAACATCCTTACTTCTGCCACCGAACCTTACGATCTGTCCTTCTCCCGGTCCTTCCAGAACCTCTCTCACCTCCCACCATCCTACGAGTCTGCCGTCAAGACAAACCCAA CTGACAAAGAGGCTGATGAGTACTACATGAGGAGGAGACACCTGCCTGACCTGGCAGCCCGGGGCACGCTCCCCATCAACGTCATCAAAATGTCTCAACAGACCAACCACAGGGACAGGCCCCGCCGTCCCATCAGGGCCATGTCCCAGGACAGGGTGCTGTCTCCTGAGAGGATCATGCCTGAAGAGTTTAGCATGTCCTATGAACGGATCCTCTCAGATGAACAGCTTCTGTCTGCAGAGCGTCTCCACTCCCAGGACCCTCTGCTCTCCCCGGAGCGGTCGGGATACCCCGAGCAGTCCATGTCACGGGCATTGTCACACACAGACGTCTTTGTTTCAACACCTGTCTTGGATCGCTACAGGATGACAAAAATGCACTCCCATCCTAGTGCCTCAAATAACTTGTACAATACCTTAGGGATGAACCCAACATCCGCCAAGCGCCAAGCGTTCGCCTCCCGACGGCACAACACGGTAGAACAACTGCATTATATTCCAGGACACCACCACCACTACCGCACAGCGAGCAAAACAGAGGTGACTGTTTGA